One window from the genome of Acomys russatus chromosome 30, mAcoRus1.1, whole genome shotgun sequence encodes:
- the Lrrc70 gene encoding leucine-rich repeat-containing protein 70 — protein sequence MMAWHKVTTSGNHLENTVTESITVWEWIRASPASRFFQENTPGNTLETTAVLPVQIQLTTVNLNSEKNSALPIDASSMSRKTSLNCTQENEKLNEAFDILLAFFILACVLIIFLIYKVIQFKQKLKALENTMENRVEYYSFYQSARYNMTASVCNTSPNSLESPGLQQIGLDKQMVPDNEAQVILFEHSAL from the coding sequence ATGATGGCCTGGCATAAAGTAACCACAAGTGGGAACCATTTGGAAAACACTGTGACTGAGAGCATTACCGTCTGGGAGTGGATTCGTGCTTCACCTGCCAGTAGATTTTTTCAAGAGAACACACCTGGTAATACATTAGAGACGACCGCAGTTTTACCTGTGCAAATACAGCTTACTACTGTTAACTTGAACTCTGAAAAAAACAGTGCTCTACCGATTGATGCCTCTTCCATGTCAAGGAAAACATCTCTAAATTGTACCCAAGAAAATGAGAAGTTAAATGAGGCCTTTGACATTTTACTAGCTTTTTTCATCTTAGCTtgtgttttaatcatttttttgaTCTACAAAGTTATTCAgtttaaacaaaaactaaaggcACTAGAAAACACAATGGAAAATAGAGTTGAGTATTACAGCTTTTATCAGTCAGCAAGGTATAACATGACTGCCTCGGTTTGTAACACCTCCCCAAATTCTCTGGAAAGTCCTGGCTTGCAACAGATTGGACTTGATAAACAAATGGTTCCTGACAATGAGGCACAGGTCATTCTCTTTGAACATTCTGCTTTATGA